A section of the Clostridium sp. TW13 genome encodes:
- a CDS encoding leucine-rich repeat domain-containing protein, with protein sequence MKNVKRKISLVLSVSLITSLLNTVSFNGVAIAANNNVYAQTLTKKAIGVTSVKLNKVAATLTVGSKDNLVTTVSPSNATNKAIKWTTSNAKIATVDATGKVTAVSTGKVKITATTVDGSKVASCNVTVNPVVKVTSVKMYQTSLTLNVGGGSFLEIMVLPTNATNREIKLTSSNVKVATVDNMGIIRAVGVGKAKITVTTVDGKKTASCNVTVNPAIKVTSVKLSKTTDTLTVGGKDNLSATIAPSNATNKEIKWTTSNAKIATVDATGKVTAVGVGKAKITATTVDGSKIASCNITVNPVAIINKAVTFKDAELERIIRNVIHKETGTLYKNDVVGITDLNAADWYVKDISGIENLTNIQKLNLQTTSVKDISPLKGLTKLKELNLSGVQVSDISPLKGLYNLQSVNLQSTNISDITTLKSLTNLQELSLGYNNLGNKLDLLSGLPKLKVLHLNNNQIKDITMLKNLVNLTYVDLSGNQISNISTLGNLTNLTGINFADNQISDISVFKTLTKLQSITAYNNKINDINVLRNLTKLTYLDLGENQISDISPLQGLINLESLSLNDNSGISNITPLKSLTNLKILILASDYNISEFSSLEGLTKLQQLNLHNIVVYYDQMQALKKALPKCMITQ encoded by the coding sequence ATGAAAAATGTAAAACGAAAGATAAGTTTAGTTTTAAGTGTCTCATTGATAACTAGCTTATTAAACACTGTAAGTTTTAATGGAGTTGCAATAGCAGCTAACAACAATGTTTATGCCCAGACATTAACTAAAAAGGCTATAGGGGTAACATCAGTAAAGCTAAATAAAGTAGCAGCTACCCTAACAGTAGGAAGCAAAGATAATTTAGTAACAACAGTATCTCCAAGTAATGCAACAAATAAGGCAATAAAATGGACAACTTCTAATGCTAAGATAGCAACAGTAGATGCTACAGGAAAGGTAACAGCAGTAAGTACAGGAAAAGTTAAGATTACAGCTACTACAGTAGATGGAAGCAAGGTAGCAAGTTGTAATGTAACTGTCAATCCAGTAGTTAAAGTAACATCAGTAAAAATGTATCAAACTTCACTTACATTAAATGTAGGAGGTGGCAGCTTTTTAGAAATAATGGTACTTCCAACAAATGCAACAAATAGGGAAATAAAATTAACATCTTCAAATGTTAAGGTAGCAACAGTAGATAACATGGGAATAATAAGAGCAGTAGGTGTAGGAAAAGCCAAAATTACAGTTACTACAGTCGATGGGAAAAAGACAGCAAGTTGTAATGTAACTGTTAATCCAGCAATTAAAGTAACATCAGTAAAGCTAAGCAAAACAACAGATACCCTAACAGTAGGGGGCAAGGATAATTTATCTGCAACAATAGCTCCAAGTAATGCCACAAATAAGGAAATAAAGTGGACAACTTCTAATGCTAAGATAGCAACAGTAGATGCTACAGGAAAAGTAACAGCAGTAGGCGTAGGAAAAGCTAAAATTACAGCTACTACAGTAGATGGAAGTAAGATTGCAAGTTGTAATATAACTGTTAATCCAGTAGCTATAATTAATAAAGCAGTAACCTTCAAAGATGCAGAATTAGAACGAATTATTAGAAATGTTATACATAAAGAAACTGGTACTCTATATAAGAATGATGTTGTAGGTATTACAGATTTAAATGCAGCAGACTGGTATGTAAAAGATATTTCAGGAATTGAAAATTTAACAAATATACAAAAACTTAATTTACAGACTACATCCGTAAAGGATATAAGTCCATTAAAAGGCTTAACTAAGTTAAAAGAACTTAATTTAAGTGGTGTTCAAGTATCAGATATAAGCCCATTAAAGGGGTTATATAATTTGCAGTCAGTGAATTTACAATCTACAAATATAAGTGATATAACTACATTAAAGAGTTTAACTAATTTACAAGAGCTTAGCTTAGGATATAATAATTTAGGCAATAAATTAGATTTACTTAGTGGATTACCTAAATTAAAAGTTTTACATTTAAATAATAATCAAATAAAAGATATAACTATGTTGAAAAACTTAGTTAACCTAACATATGTTGATTTGAGTGGAAATCAAATAAGTAATATAAGCACATTGGGGAATTTGACAAACTTAACAGGCATTAATTTCGCTGATAATCAAATAAGCGATATAAGTGTGTTCAAAACTTTAACTAAGTTACAAAGCATTACTGCATATAATAATAAAATAAATGACATAAATGTATTGAGAAACTTGACTAAGTTAACATATCTTGATTTAGGTGAAAATCAAATAAGTGATATAAGTCCATTACAAGGATTAATAAATTTAGAATCACTAAGCTTAAATGATAACTCTGGCATAAGTAATATAACACCATTAAAATCATTAACTAATTTAAAAATTCTTATTCTAGCTTCTGATTATAATATAAGTGAATTTAGTTCTTTAGAAGGATTAACTAAATTGCAACAATTAAACTTACACAATATTGTAGTATATTATGATCAAATGCAAGCTTTAAAGAAAGCATTACCTAAATGTATGATAACTCAATAA
- a CDS encoding ATP-binding cassette domain-containing protein, with product MEKEEIAVKVTNVTKDIKKTKVLNNINLTVKKGQAYGIIGRNGSGKSMLFKAICGLINITDGEIVVFDKSIKNGNFPDKLGMIIEHPGFLPQYSALKNLQILASINNAIDDSKIKETIALVGLDPNNTLPIKKYSLGMKQRLGIAQALMEDPKLLVLDEPMNGLDSKGVEEIRKILLNLKSQSVTILLASHMQDDIDEICDHVYNMENGFLTEIK from the coding sequence GTGGAAAAGGAAGAAATAGCTGTAAAAGTTACTAATGTAACAAAGGATATTAAGAAGACAAAGGTACTTAATAATATAAATTTAACGGTTAAAAAGGGACAAGCATATGGAATAATTGGGAGAAATGGTTCTGGTAAAAGCATGTTGTTTAAAGCGATATGTGGATTGATTAATATAACAGATGGAGAAATAGTGGTATTTGATAAGTCTATAAAAAATGGAAATTTTCCTGATAAATTAGGCATGATCATTGAGCATCCTGGTTTTCTACCACAATATTCTGCCCTTAAAAACCTTCAAATATTAGCAAGTATAAATAATGCTATTGACGATAGTAAAATAAAAGAAACCATTGCTTTGGTGGGATTAGATCCTAACAATACGTTACCTATAAAAAAATATTCCTTGGGGATGAAGCAAAGATTGGGCATTGCTCAAGCACTTATGGAAGATCCAAAACTATTGGTACTTGATGAGCCAATGAATGGCTTAGATTCAAAAGGAGTGGAAGAAATACGTAAAATTCTCTTAAACCTAAAATCCCAATCAGTCACAATTTTATTAGCCAGCCATATGCAAGATGATATAGATGAAATTTGTGATCATGTATATAATATGGAAAATGGATTTTTAACAGAAATTAAATAA